A single genomic interval of Scylla paramamosain isolate STU-SP2022 chromosome 4, ASM3559412v1, whole genome shotgun sequence harbors:
- the LOC135099702 gene encoding inactive hydroxysteroid dehydrogenase-like protein 1, with protein sequence MITRCNQGTYYYQCTMSWQLSGGRRDARMSSEALFPSLGALEHVLTVAGVLAVSKILLQLLWSVGSGVRIHFWSRLWKKRLVEDYGRWAVVTGSTDGIGKEYAKELARRGMNLVLVSRTMEKLHKVSAEIVREFGVQTEVIQADFSGGRPIYEDIAKGLQGKEIGILVNNVGVLLSEPQEFGDVSEKDIWSHVNVNVASVPAMTKLVLPGMLRRGRGAIVNVSSISSLCPVPMIGIYSATKAFVDFFSRALQCEYRNSGITVQTLIPSYVSTNMTKYCDLVHKPGVFIPTAPTYASSAINTLGYAHHTTGYWSHSLQAYFFNLCHHRLLIPLVGKWYQIQKDGMKKNQE encoded by the exons ATGATCACTCGCTGCAACCAAGGCACATACTACTATCAGTGTACTATGAGTTGGCAGTTGAGCGGTGGACGGCGTGACGCAAGGATGAGCAGTGAGgcgctcttcccttccctcgggGCACTGGAACATGTGCTGACGGTCGCAGGAGTCTTGGCAGTGTCCAAGATCCTCCTGCAGCTGCTGTGGAGTGTGGGCAGCGGCGTGAGGATCCACTTCTGGTCGCGGCTGTGGAAGAAGCGGCTAGTGGAAGACTATGGGCGGTGGGCAG TGGTGACGGGCAGCACTGATGGCATCGGGAAGGAGTACGCCAAGGAGCTGGCCAGGAGGGGCATGAACCTGGTCCTCGTCTCGCGCACCATGGAGAAGCTGCACAAGGTCTCGGCGGAAATTG TGCGGGAGTTCGGCGTGCAGACGGAGGTGATACAGGCTGACTTCAGTGGCGGTCGTCCCATCTATGAAGACATCGCCAAGGGCCTGCAGGGCAAGGAGATTGGGATCCTGG TGAACAACGTCGGGGTCTTGCTGTCTGAACCCCAGGAGTTCGGGGACGTGTCTGAGAAGGACATCTGGAGCCACGTCAACGTCAACGTGGCCTCGGTGCCCGCCATGACCAAGCTGGTGCTGCCGGGCATGCTGAGGCGAGGCCGCGGTGCAATAGTCAACGTGTCCTCCATCAGCTCACTATGTCCTGTCCCCATGATCGGCATCTACTCGGCCACCAAG GCATTCGTGGACTTCTTCTCCCGCGCGCTGCAGTGTGAGTACCGCAACTCAGGAATCACCGTGCAGACTCTCATCCCCAGTTATGTCTCCACCAACATGACCAAGTACTGTGACCTCGTCCATAAGCCCG GCGTGTTCATCCCCACCGCCCCGACCTACGCCTCCAGCGCCATAAACACCCTGGGCTACGCGCACCACACAACGGGCTACTGGTCTCACAGCCTGCAG GCTTACTTCTTCAACCTCTGCCACCACCGGCTCCTGATACCCCTGGTCGGGAAGTGGTATCAGATACAAAAGGACGGAATGAAGAAGAATCAGGAGTAA